CAGGCTGCACCTCAAGCATGATCCGCACCGAGAAGGTCTCGCCTGGCGCCATGGTGCGGTCACCGTCTGGCCACGTGAACACGAGTTCGTTGCCGGTCTGGGTCATGTCCGCCGGCTCCGGAAGCAAGCCGGAGGCATCGGTCGTGTACACGGGGTCCGTGTCGCCGAGATAGACGAGCTGCGCAGGAAGCGTGTCCCGCAACTCGGTGATCGTCAGGTAGCCCGTGCCAGCGTTCCTGAACGTCACGTCCCACGGCACCGATTCGCCTGCGCTCGCGGTGTGGTTGCCGTCGTTGGCCAACTTGTTGACCTCGATGGCGTATGTCCCGGGGCTCAGGCCGATCTGCGCGCTCGCCGCGCGGACCACAGAGGACTCTCCGTTGAGGCGATCGCTGATGACCTCGACCGTGTTGTCAACGGAACCCGCAAGTACCACCGGCTCACCAGAGTCGCGGTATGTGTCCCGCAACTGCACGGTGAACGTCGACGACGTGCTCCACTGCTGCGCCGGCATGGTGCTGGAGAAGAAGCCAGCGTCGGCGCGGGAGAACGCGAGCCGCAGGCCCTGGACGTCCTCGTACTGGTCGGGGGGAACCGGAACCGTGGCGCCTGCGATCGGATGGGCCGCACTCGAAACCCACGTCATCGTGCCCGCTGGCCCAAACGGCCCGTAGACGGACACCACGACCTGATCGGAGCCAGCGGGGGGCGTGAGGTCTCCCAAGCCAGTGAAGGAGAACTGGTTCCAGAAGTCGGGTGACGTGGACGCGTCATCAGTGAGGCGCACCTCGGCGGGCGGAAGGGAACTGACGGGCGCCTGGCCCTGGTTCGCGCCCAGCGTCACGGTGACGGGGTTGTTGCGCGTCGGCTCCGTCAGCGCAGCGGGAGAGATCGACTTCAGCGCGGCGACGTTGATGTCGCCACCCGTCAGCCTGGCGGAGGCTTCGTCAACATCGCCGACGGCGACACCGTCGCTGAGCACCGGGTCATAGGACTGCGCGAAGGCGCGGTTCGGCACCGTCAGCCGCTCGTTTGCGGCGACGGTCTGCGCCTCGCCACTCACACGCAGGTGGGTGCGCAAGCGAGTATCGAGCGAGACCCACAAGCGGTTGCCCCGGGAGATGCTGCCGCCATCCGCTACAGGGTCCGTGTCTTGGAAAGTCACGGAGACGCCGACGACGTCGCTCAGTTGGCCAGGGGTCATTGCGTTGACCTCGGCGGCGGTGTGGCTCGTGGTTGAGTATGAACCAGCGGCGTAACGCAACAGCCACACGGTGGAGGCGCCCAGGTCAACCTCCGCTGGGATCGACGCGCTGATGGTCACGCCCGTCAGGTCGAAGCGATCGAAGGGGTTGCCCTGACCAGACGTGGTGAGCCAGTCAACGCCAGGAGTGAAGGGATCGGCGAGCGCGCCGGCAGCCGTGGCTGGGCTCTCACAATCTGCGATCGGGTCGGCGTCGGTGCACACCGGCGAGTCCATGACCCTCACGTAGGAGGCCTGCGACACCGAGTTGTTGTTGGCCTCGACGGCGAACCTCACGGTGGGGTAGCTCAAGGCGGGAGTGCCCTCCATGGGCACGTAGATAAGAGACGAGGGATTCACCGCCTTGTCGACGGTCACGCCCGGTCCAGGGTTGGTGATGAGGATCTCGTCGTTCGCGGTGTCGGTCGCGTCCGAGCCGCCACCCAACGGCGTCGCCTCAAGCAGGACCGTGTTGTCCACCACTCCCAGATCGACGGTGTTGTAGGTCACCGCGTCGGTCACCCAGTCCTCACTGACGCGCATCTTGTCGCGCAATTGCCACGTCAGGGAGAACTCACGAGTGGTGCTCGGCGAGGCCACGCCGGTGCCGACCTCTGGGGCATAAGGGTCGTAGGCGGAACCGGCCTGGCGAGCGGCCGTGCGAGCAGCGGCGTTCTCGCTGAGAACGATCCTGACTCCCGTCGCCTCTGCCGACTCCGTGGCCGTCAGCGTGTAGCCAACGAACCGGCCGGAGGCGTTGATCCAGCCGCTGGCCGGCTCCGTCACCGGCACCCACGACCCCGCACGGTAGAGCTCGACCGCGTCGACGGTGTCGTACTTCAGGTACCAGCCATTGCTGAAGGGTGTGCCGCTCGCGGCGATCGGGGCGATGGAGACCAGGTTGAAGGCCTCGAAGACGGTCGTCTCTGGGTCACTCGCGTCGACAGGGTCGGTGATGGTGACAGTCTCGTAGCCCTCGGCCACCGACCACGTGAGGCGGGTCGAGCGCTGCGCGCCAGACTGTGCCGGCACGGTGACTTGGTTCCACGCCTTGTCGATCCCGGCGGGGCCCTCGCCCACTCCGGACTCCACGGTCGCGGGATCAACGTCGAGGTCAGAGTCCGTCAGCGGAGTGCCCGTCTCGGTCTCGCCGGAGCCTCCTGCGAAGCCGGAGTTCTCAAACTCGACCGTCTCGTCGTCCACGGGCACGGTCGGTCCGCCAGTGCGCAACGTGGCCGACGCCCTCGACACGACGTAGGGAGTGACGGTGGTGTCGGACGCGAAGCCGGCCGCAGTCGCGTTCTCAAAGGTGAAACGGATACCAGTGGCCGCCGTGAGCGCGGCCGGGCTTCCGAGCGCGGTCTCCAGTTCCGCCCTGGTCAGCGACGCGAGGAAGGGCGTCGCGCTCGCGGCGAAGAGACCCACCTGGGTCCAGGTCGACAAGTCCGCGCCCTGGACCTCGACAGTGAGTGACGTGTTCGCAGGGACCTGGGTGGGAGCCATGCTGTCGAGCACAAAGGCGTCCCAGAAGCTGCCGACACCGCTGTAGGCGTCCTCGACCACGATCTCGTCGGCCGTGATGTAGTCCGAGGTGGTGGTCAGGCGCGTCCGCAAGGACGTGACGACACGCTCGCCGGGAGTCACGGTCGTGGACGGCAAGATCGACTTGTTCAGCGTGATGTCGATCGCCGGACGGAGCAACACCAGGCTTGCATCGTCGCTCGCGTCGTCGGTGAGGCCGTTAGCCGCCTCGACGGTGGTCACCACGGTATTGGTGGTGTTCAGGGAGTTCGCCGTGCCGATCGCCGACTCTGCGGTGTCGATGTCGAAATCGATGGTGCTGGAAGCTCCCGCCTCGATCGTGCCGGCGGCGGCGCTGAACACCACCTCGAAACCGGAGATGGGTTGCGCGGGCGCGGCGGGAGTCGCTCCGTCACTAAACGGAAGCGTGACCTCGGGGCTGCCGTCGAGCGGGTAGTACGTCACCGCCGCGGATACGGTCCCAGCGGGCCACGACGGCGGGGCAGTGAAGCCGCCGAAGGTGACGTCAGCGGTGAAGTAGCCAAGGTCGGCCGCGCGAAGTTCTACGACATCGACATCGGAGGCATTGGTCGCGACGATCCGACCGGCGGTCGAGGCTCCGGCAGCGATCCGCCCGGGAGTGATGTCCTTGGTGGTCGCGGCGAGCACGGTCGCAGGATTGACGGTGTGCGGCGCCGTCGCGGTGTCGGAGGCGGGAGTGTGGCCGGCGGCGGAAGCGGTCGCCTCGACGACGTTGGTGACGGCGTGGATCGCGGCGGACAGGCCAGCGCCCTCGCGGTCGGTGGCGCGCTGCTCGACATCGAGCGTCACGGCCGCTGACGCGCCTGGCGCGATCTCGTCGCCAGTGAAGACGAATCGCAAGCCGCCCACGTCGGCCGCGGCGACGCCAGAGGGCAGTGCGGGAGCAATGTTGGCGATGCCCTCAACCCAGCCCCAGGTGCCCGCCTGGAACACGTACGCATCCACCTGGACAACGTCGGCGCCCGCAGGCATGGCGAAGCCGTCAAAGCCCGCGAAGTCCTTGATCGTGAAGGGGTTTGACGCGTCGAGCACCGTGGCGCCGTCGGGCGCGGTCTGGGGCTCCTGCACCACGATCGAGTCGACAGGGATGTTGGAGGTGTTGGTGGCCGTCAGCGCGATCGCCGACGCCCGTCCCACCTGGAAGGTCTGCGTGGCTGGAGTCCAAGCCTTGGTCACATCGACGGCGATACGTTCCGGCATGGTGACGGTGATGGTCGCCGAGTCCGAGGAGTCTGAGGAGTTCTCCGCGGTTGTCGACGCCGTGTTGATGATCTCCGTGGTGCCTGGCGGCAACTCGTCGGGGACCTGCATGGTGAGCTGGACCGTGAAGGTCTGGCCATTTTGAAGACCGGTGCCGGTGGGTGCGGTCACGTCGCCAGTGAAGTCGACGACCAAGCGCGTGTCGTTGTTGGCCGCGGCGGGTGCGGAAGACCCTGGAACGCCGTCGACAATCCAGGTGATGTCACGCGGAATGACCGAGTCGCTGGGCGTGAAGGACACTTCCTCGATCGCATACCCAGCGAGTTCTGCGGGCAGAGGGTCATCCAAGCGCGCGTTAATGCACGAGGCCTCTGAGCAGCTCACCCGGATGGTGTACGTGAAGGGTTCGCCCGGCTCGGGGGTCGCGTTCGACACCGTCTTGGTGACCGATAGATAGAGGGGATCGCCCGGCCCTGCCTGGGCGGGACCAGCCGTCACCACCGTCGTTCCAAGAACAACAACCGCCAGTAAGGCGGCCCACAATGGGCGCGCGACAGCAGAAAGCCTCATGCAGTTAGCCCCTCAGCTAAGTTCACTCCGCCGGCGCACGTCAGGGGACATCAGTCGCGCATCACGTCCGGAGCGTGTGGCCAGGCTAACGTGACAAATGTCACACTGGCAAGCACCTGCCGCCAAGTGTCCGCTTTACCCGTTATTTCCCTGCAAATGTGGCCATCATGGCCCAGATGCGGTCGGGCTCACGCCCTGCGGGGCACTCACGCGCCCTCCGCGCGCACTCCGCCGTCCTGCGGGGCACTCACGCACCCGCGTCAGCTGCGCGCAGCGCCTCCCACTGAGCCCGCCGTGATGCCTGCTCGACGGGATCAGGCACCGGCAGCGAAGCCAGCAACCGCTGCGTGTACGGCTCGCGCGGGGAGCCGAGCACCTCGTCTCCTGTCCCCTCCTCGACCAGGCGACCCTTGTGCAACACGGCGATCCTGTCAGCGAGCATGTCCACCACCGCGAGGTCGTGGCTAATGAACAGCGCGGCGAAACCCAGTTCCCTGTGCAACTCATCAAAAAGGTCGAGCACGCGCGCTTGCACCGATACATCCAGCGCCGACGTTGGCTCGTCGGCGATCAGGAATTCGGGGTCGAGGGCAATGGCCCTCGCAAGCGACGCCCGCTGGCGCTGACCGCCAGACAACTCATGGGGGTAGCGATTGCCAAACGCAGCTGGCAACTGCACGGCCTCGAGCAACTCGTTGACCTTGACCCGAGCGTCGGCGGCGTTCTCTGCCAGCCCGTGCACCACGAGCGGCTCAGCCACGCACTGCGCGATGGTGAGCAGCGGGTTGAAGCTTGTCGCCGGGTCTTGGAAGACGAAGCCGATGCGCCGCCGCGTGGGACGGAACTGCCGTTCGCGCATGCCGTGCATTTCGACGTCGAGCACCCGCAGTGAGCCGCCTGACACCCTGGTGAGGCCTGCCATCGCACGGCCGATGGTGGTCTTGCCACTCCCCGACTCGCCCACGAGCCCGAGCACCTCGCCCGGTCGGATCGCCAAGTCCACGCCGTCAACGGCCACGAAGTCGGGCTGCCGGAAGCGACCGGGATACGTGATCCGCAGGTCCTTCGCCTCCACGACGGGCTTGTGTTCTGCCCAGCCTTCAGGGCGGCGGGCGGCGCGCTCGTGCGCCCTTGCAAGCCCCTCGCCGATGCGGGGAACGGCCGCGAGCAGTTGCTGGGTGTAGGGGTCTTGCGGGGAACTGAACAGCGTCTTGACGTCGGCGTGTTCGACGATCTTGCCTTGATACATCACGGCCACGCGGTCGGCGAGATCTGCCACGACGCCCATGTTGTGGGTGATGAGCACGATCGCGGCACCAAACTCGTCCCTGCACCGGCGCAGCAAGTCGAGAATCTCGGCCTGCACCGTGACGTCGAGCGCCGTGGTCGGCTCGTCCGCCACGATCACGCCGGGATTGAGCACCAAGGCCTGAGCGATGACGATGCGCTGCTTCTGACCCCCCGAGAACTGGTGGGGGTAGTGGTTGATGCGCGTCTCAGGATCAGGGATGCCCACCCGGCCCATCACGTCGATGACCTTGGCCCGGATCTCTTTGCGCGACAGTTTGCCGTGCGCGCGCAAGCCCTCAGCGATCTGCCAGCCGACGGGGAACACGGGGTTCAACGCGGTCGACGGCTCTTGGAACACCATCGCGGCGTCACGTCCGCGTAGTTCCCGCAACCTGCTGCCTGACACTTGCACCACGTCACCCTCGGTGGCGCCATCCCTGCTGGTCAGCACCACGGCACCGCGCACCGAGGCGGTCTCGGGAAGCAGGCCGAGGATGGTCTTGGCAGTGACGGTCTTGCCACTTCCCGACTCGCCGACGACGGCGAGCACCTCCCCCTCGCGCACGGCGAAGCTCACGCCGTCAACGGCCTTCACTGGCCCCGAGTCGGTGGCGAAGGTGACGGCGAGGTCGCGGATATCGACGACGTTGGTCATAGCGACCCCTCCTTTGGCGTCTGCGCGCCGTCGTCCTTGCGGGACAACTCCACGCCCAGGTCCTCCACAGGCTCCGCCCCTGCGGCCCGCTTGCGAAGCCGGGGATCGGCGAGGTCGTTGAGACTCTCTCCCACGAGCGTGAGCCCCAGCACGACGAGCACAATCGCGGCACCAGGGAACACCGACGTCCACCAGATCCCGCTCGTGACGTCCGAGAGCGACTTGTTGAGGTCGTAGCCCCACTCGGCGGCTGCGGTCGGTTCAATGCCGAATCCGAGGAAGCCCAGCCCCGCCAGGGTGAGGATCGCCTCCGAGGCATTCAGCGTCAGAATCAGCGGAAGCGTCCTCGTGGCGTTGCGCAGCACGTGCTTGGTCATGATGCGGATGTTGGAGGCGCCGATCACGCGCGCCGATTCCACGAAGGCCTCCGCTTTCACCCGCACCACCTCCGCTCGGGTAACGCGTAAGTACTGCGGGATGAAGATCACGGTGATGGAGAGCGCAGCCGCGAAGATGCCTCCCCACATGTCCGATTGCCCGCCACTGATGACGATCGCGAGCACGATGGCCAGCAGCAGCGACGGGAAAGAGTAGATGGCGTCGGCCATGACGATGAGCGTGCGGTCGAGCCATCCGCCAAAGTAGCCGGAGATCAAACCAAGAATGACGCCGATGACGATCGACGCAGCCACCGCGACCACGATCACGTAGAGCGCGGTGCGTGAACCCCAGATGAGGCGCGACAGCACGTCGAGCCCGCCTTGGGTGGTGCCGAGCCAGTGCTCGCTCGACGGCGGCTGCTGCGCGCCGAAGGCGCCGGACTCGTCGCGGAGTTGAGAGAAGCCGTAGGGGGCAAGCAAGGGCGCCAAGAGGGCGGTCAGCAAGAACAGGCCAGTGAGCACCAGTCCGGCCACGAGCATGCCGTGCTGCACTCCCACGCTGATGCGCAAGTGGGAGACGATCGGGAGTCGCTGCCACCGCGACCGGTGAGGCGCGAGGTCCTCTGCGGGTATCTGGCTCATGTCAGTACCTCACCCTCGGGTCAATGAGCGCCGCGATGATGTCGACAAAGAAGTTGGTCAGCGCGACGATCACCGCCAACAGGGCGACGATGCCCTGGACGGCAACGAAGTCGCGCGCCTGCAGGTATTGGGCGAGTTGGAAGCCCAGGCCCTTCCATTCGAAGGTGGTCTCCGTCAGCACTGCACCGCTCAACAGGAGCGCAATTTGCAGACCCATGACCGTGACAATGGGAATGAGCGCCGGGCGGTAGGCGTGCTTGCGCAGCAGGCGCCGCTCCGGCACTCCGCGAGAACGCGCTGCCTCGATGAAACCTGCCCCAAACGTCGAGATCACGTTGGTACGCACGAGTCGCAGGAACACTCCCGCGGTGAGCAGGCCGAGCGCGAGGGCAGGCAAGACGGCATGCTGCAGGACGTCCATGATCGCTCCGACATCGCCCGTCTTGATCGCATCAATCAAGTAGATGTTTGTCGGATTGTCCACGCGTTGCAGGTCGAGCTCGGTGCGTGTCGAGGCGCGACCGGCCACGGGAAGGATGTCGAGCCACACTGCAAAGATCAACTTGAGAAGCAGGCCCGCGAAGAACACGGGCGTGGCGTAAGCGAGGATGGCGGAGACACGCAGTACGGCGT
The Demequina sp. TMPB413 DNA segment above includes these coding regions:
- a CDS encoding ABC transporter ATP-binding protein; this encodes MTNVVDIRDLAVTFATDSGPVKAVDGVSFAVREGEVLAVVGESGSGKTVTAKTILGLLPETASVRGAVVLTSRDGATEGDVVQVSGSRLRELRGRDAAMVFQEPSTALNPVFPVGWQIAEGLRAHGKLSRKEIRAKVIDVMGRVGIPDPETRINHYPHQFSGGQKQRIVIAQALVLNPGVIVADEPTTALDVTVQAEILDLLRRCRDEFGAAIVLITHNMGVVADLADRVAVMYQGKIVEHADVKTLFSSPQDPYTQQLLAAVPRIGEGLARAHERAARRPEGWAEHKPVVEAKDLRITYPGRFRQPDFVAVDGVDLAIRPGEVLGLVGESGSGKTTIGRAMAGLTRVSGGSLRVLDVEMHGMRERQFRPTRRRIGFVFQDPATSFNPLLTIAQCVAEPLVVHGLAENAADARVKVNELLEAVQLPAAFGNRYPHELSGGQRQRASLARAIALDPEFLIADEPTSALDVSVQARVLDLFDELHRELGFAALFISHDLAVVDMLADRIAVLHKGRLVEEGTGDEVLGSPREPYTQRLLASLPVPDPVEQASRRAQWEALRAADAGA
- a CDS encoding DUF5979 domain-containing protein, with product MRLSAVARPLWAALLAVVVLGTTVVTAGPAQAGPGDPLYLSVTKTVSNATPEPGEPFTYTIRVSCSEASCINARLDDPLPAELAGYAIEEVSFTPSDSVIPRDITWIVDGVPGSSAPAAANNDTRLVVDFTGDVTAPTGTGLQNGQTFTVQLTMQVPDELPPGTTEIINTASTTAENSSDSSDSATITVTMPERIAVDVTKAWTPATQTFQVGRASAIALTATNTSNIPVDSIVVQEPQTAPDGATVLDASNPFTIKDFAGFDGFAMPAGADVVQVDAYVFQAGTWGWVEGIANIAPALPSGVAAADVGGLRFVFTGDEIAPGASAAVTLDVEQRATDREGAGLSAAIHAVTNVVEATASAAGHTPASDTATAPHTVNPATVLAATTKDITPGRIAAGASTAGRIVATNASDVDVVELRAADLGYFTADVTFGGFTAPPSWPAGTVSAAVTYYPLDGSPEVTLPFSDGATPAAPAQPISGFEVVFSAAAGTIEAGASSTIDFDIDTAESAIGTANSLNTTNTVVTTVEAANGLTDDASDDASLVLLRPAIDITLNKSILPSTTVTPGERVVTSLRTRLTTTSDYITADEIVVEDAYSGVGSFWDAFVLDSMAPTQVPANTSLTVEVQGADLSTWTQVGLFAASATPFLASLTRAELETALGSPAALTAATGIRFTFENATAAGFASDTTVTPYVVSRASATLRTGGPTVPVDDETVEFENSGFAGGSGETETGTPLTDSDLDVDPATVESGVGEGPAGIDKAWNQVTVPAQSGAQRSTRLTWSVAEGYETVTITDPVDASDPETTVFEAFNLVSIAPIAASGTPFSNGWYLKYDTVDAVELYRAGSWVPVTEPASGWINASGRFVGYTLTATESAEATGVRIVLSENAAARTAARQAGSAYDPYAPEVGTGVASPSTTREFSLTWQLRDKMRVSEDWVTDAVTYNTVDLGVVDNTVLLEATPLGGGSDATDTANDEILITNPGPGVTVDKAVNPSSLIYVPMEGTPALSYPTVRFAVEANNNSVSQASYVRVMDSPVCTDADPIADCESPATAAGALADPFTPGVDWLTTSGQGNPFDRFDLTGVTISASIPAEVDLGASTVWLLRYAAGSYSTTSHTAAEVNAMTPGQLSDVVGVSVTFQDTDPVADGGSISRGNRLWVSLDTRLRTHLRVSGEAQTVAANERLTVPNRAFAQSYDPVLSDGVAVGDVDEASARLTGGDINVAALKSISPAALTEPTRNNPVTVTLGANQGQAPVSSLPPAEVRLTDDASTSPDFWNQFSFTGLGDLTPPAGSDQVVVSVYGPFGPAGTMTWVSSAAHPIAGATVPVPPDQYEDVQGLRLAFSRADAGFFSSTMPAQQWSTSSTFTVQLRDTYRDSGEPVVLAGSVDNTVEVISDRLNGESSVVRAASAQIGLSPGTYAIEVNKLANDGNHTASAGESVPWDVTFRNAGTGYLTITELRDTLPAQLVYLGDTDPVYTTDASGLLPEPADMTQTGNELVFTWPDGDRTMAPGETFSVRIMLEVQPGLAAGDRATNEMTVTTAETLASCANIASGGSTTSAWATDPTTCGTTDYVTPSVGPNLFTVKGVRGSIEGASNPLNPEQECRASLEATGGSYFRAPCAANSVMGGDDAWVLRAQNAGTTGLDEMVIFDALPARGDTYLISGSSRGSMYRPQMLDDLNIVAPEGTDIQVEVTSSLNPCAGTWAGLEGQAACEQNGEVWVVAGPDDDWSQVTAFRISLDFGGTDAGLLAPGAFVDVTYSTTNVPATAADPSGASVDVPVADTYAWNQFGVKYLDTGATAYRKIAPARMGIHLMTGALQIDKVVAGVYADLAPSRFAVDVACTVEGAPLNMGAYARLDLTRADGFTALVEGLPVGSECVLTESDSGAASTVTFAGEGVTPITRVSASVPISAGTVTVTLTNSYDSELAFTGATGWTTLVLFALVLVAGGVVLVLRGRRRLG
- a CDS encoding ABC transporter permease — encoded protein: MSQIPAEDLAPHRSRWQRLPIVSHLRISVGVQHGMLVAGLVLTGLFLLTALLAPLLAPYGFSQLRDESGAFGAQQPPSSEHWLGTTQGGLDVLSRLIWGSRTALYVIVVAVAASIVIGVILGLISGYFGGWLDRTLIVMADAIYSFPSLLLAIVLAIVISGGQSDMWGGIFAAALSITVIFIPQYLRVTRAEVVRVKAEAFVESARVIGASNIRIMTKHVLRNATRTLPLILTLNASEAILTLAGLGFLGFGIEPTAAAEWGYDLNKSLSDVTSGIWWTSVFPGAAIVLVVLGLTLVGESLNDLADPRLRKRAAGAEPVEDLGVELSRKDDGAQTPKEGSL
- a CDS encoding ABC transporter permease, with protein sequence MTTSVDTKAPKAPREKSGGSLGRYIAVRGLLIIPTVFILVTTVFVLMRSTGDPITAAQGGKLPPDQLAERIAQAGYDRPILVQYWDYLTDIASGDFGTTLSDHRPVTEVLTTFGAATLELAFYALLVAFALGIPLGRLAAYHRDKAPDAVLRVSAILAYATPVFFAGLLLKLIFAVWLDILPVAGRASTRTELDLQRVDNPTNIYLIDAIKTGDVGAIMDVLQHAVLPALALGLLTAGVFLRLVRTNVISTFGAGFIEAARSRGVPERRLLRKHAYRPALIPIVTVMGLQIALLLSGAVLTETTFEWKGLGFQLAQYLQARDFVAVQGIVALLAVIVALTNFFVDIIAALIDPRVRY